The Astyanax mexicanus isolate ESR-SI-001 chromosome 4, AstMex3_surface, whole genome shotgun sequence genome segment TAATGCATAGTCTATGGGTCCTAAAGGAACAATAAAACCACTGTTCACATGCCTTGTAAAATCACACATGCCTTGTAGCAGAGATAACAAACACCctgaaatgtttatttatattgtgCCCAGAACATAGTAGACAGATATACCCTACCAGTGAGCACATAGAAAACTGCAGATCAAATCTCttatagattttcttttttctgggTTTCTAACTCTAGGTGCTGAATCTGTTCCTTGCTCTGCTGCTGAGCTCCTTCAGTTCTGACAACCTGTCAGCTCCGGATGATGATGGCGAAATGAACAACCTGCAGATTGCCATTGCACGGATCCATTCCGGCCTCACGTGGCTGCTGGCCTTCATCAAAGACCTCTGTAGTGGCAACTTGACCAAGCGCAACCAGAAGAACAAGGAGGGCCAAGGAGCTAAAAAGTGTCAAAACAGCAACCATGCTGAATGTAATGGGGTTGTTGGGAGAATTGGGCGCTATGGAGAGAAGTACATAATTACGGAAGAGGAGGACAGCTACATGACCAATCCTAACTTGACCATATGTGTTCCCATTGCACCTGGAGAGTCTGATGTGGAGTtcctggaggaggaagaggaagaggacacTGAGACGTCAGAGGATGAGGATAACAAACCGGTGAGTTAATACATTTCTTACTTGCTCATTTGAtactaatttttttgttttttatcgaCATTCTGATTGGACATAAGTACTTTCCCCAAAATGAGACAAGTTCGTAGGTCAACAAGAAGATGTGGCATGTGCGGGAGGGCCGAGTGCTCTCCGTGTGTGTGTCAGGCAGTAGATGGGGTCGTGTAACGGCCTTGGATATGCGGAGGCTGTTCCGGATTCATAAGCTGTTAAGCTGCACCACAGACAAGGTGATCCTAGCTGCAGCACAGTCTCCCTTACATAAGAGCGGAGATGAGAAATGCGTCTGCTCAAGTAGACCAGCTTGCCAAAGGCAAGATCAAGAGTCCTGTGGAACTATTGTAATGAATACTGaattagaaatgattttttaTGCATGTAAATGGCTTATAATACTAATCCattatgttttaatacatttttagccAGGTGGACATGAATAGTCAGGGTTTAGGTATGTTTAGAGGGCCCTAAGAAAGAGCATCAATACAAGCTTTTCATGCCTTTTATAACATTAATGgactatatatatgtaaataactTAATCAAAACCAGTGacatatatattgttattttgttCTGACCATGCCGAAACTGAGAATGCTAAAGATAAGACATTTAAACAGTTGTAGAAAGTTTGTTTTACATTCCTGGATAAGAAACtactatatttttttagtatttgacAGTAAATACTGCACTCTGCTGTACTAGACAATAAGTACTGTAACAGTTTAAGAACCTGAGATACTGTAACTTTTGCACGATTTGTGAGTGAGAGACACAGTGGCCCTTGGAGGGGTGGGTTCAGCACCCCATGTGACCAGTTGTGTAATCTTAATGCTCAGCAGGCTTGTCTCTTTCATAATGATCACGTTGCTTACAAACAGCAGCACTGTTAAAAAGAGAGCAATCTCCGCACATTCACGCTCTGTCGTGAGTTCGTAACTGGACGGTTATAACCCTGCATTTTAGGACATTGTATCTGCAGTGAAACTGCTGAATATCAGTTTTAATTTCAGAGTGTATAAGGTAATTGtgtacatttgtatttttttgtacttgCATTCTGACCTCAATATGCCTACATGCTCATGTAGATAAatgaaatcaaatcctcacagcaatactgTGATGAAcatgtaaaatgaaaaatgtagttTTGCATGCCCAGCTTGTTTAACCACAATAAAATAGCAGTGCCAATATAATAGGATGCTCTGGAGATGTCCAGTAGCATCTGGTACAAAGATGAGTATAATACACAGCCAATATATCCAGCCAGTGTTTCTGGGTTAAGTCTGAGTGGCATTTTTGATCTATTTTGATCTGTAACTAATCACTCAttatcagtacctgacctcactaatctCTTAGGCTGAATGAAAAAATCTAGTGTAAGTGTTAAACTGACATTAGACTGGTTCTGTTCTGCTGACATGACAAAACTTTCACGTTACAACCccttcatttttctctctctttttatgcacacacacacacacactgttcactgGCTCCTTCATGTAGGATTATGGCGCTGACATTATTGGATTTTGCCAGCACCTTCGGGTCAGTAATCCTAGTAAATCATTTGAAATATGCTGCCATTACCACCCACGGAAAATCTCCTCAAAATGGCATTAAGATGGCAGGGCTGTTGGCAGTACAGTCACAGCTTGCTCTCCGTTTGAGGCAGCCATAGCTGATACATGTGGCCTGCAGTTAGTGTTTCTCACTAATCACCTTAGAAATTGCCACAGGTCAGTAATATTCATGGCAGTCTGTTCTTCTCAATAAGCCCAAATGTGGTATGGCACCATATGGTCTATCAGACTTCTCTGGTATATAGTGCTAGGATTTGTGAATTTCATTGTGGATGCTGATAGATTTATTAAGGATTAGTGAAAATCTTTTGCTCAATATGCGCAATTGCTGAGGATATTGTGAAGAATAAAATTGAACATCAGCCTGTTATCTCCTTCAGGAAGTGGTCAGTCTGTCAGAAGGAAGTACCGTGGATCTGAGAAAGCCTGGGGAAGAAGATGAGATGTCTGAGCTAATTGAAGACACCATGGAGCCAGAAGAGTGTTTCCCTGAGTGTAAGTAATTGATAGTTATCAGTCTAAAGCTATAATTAAGTTATAGCCTGGTGCTTCTAATAATGCTAAAAACGAGCTACTGCAAACAGAGATATCAGAACTGCATGCATTTATTCATTGTTAAACCAAATAAATGCGGAATAAGAACCGAAGAGAGCAAGCTGAAAGAGAGCTGCTGAGCTAAAAGAGAGCTTGCAAGAGCGTGATAGAATCCAGAAATCACCATATTTATCCaatctgaaaggagactgcactACACtgcatgttttttaaatgtactttctTGCATGcttagtgcaattacacattctgacTAAAAACGTACAAACTGTCCCTTTCACACTGTCTCTTTCATATACTAACTACTCATTATTCAGCTATGCTAATATAAATACAGGTTTCAATTCTAAAGCATCTGTAAGCAACTCTATTTCTGAAGAATTTAAAAGGTTAAGCAGCTAAGATAGCCAAGTAGTTTTGTTGATCAATTTAGggtaagaaaataataatttttttaataaaaaaaaaaaaaaaaaattgcccaaAGGGAATGGGTAGTCACCATTTTAAACCATGTATGACAAATAGCTTCACTAGATGTAGGTCATTTATCTGCAGTTTTCACTTCAAACTGGCTGACCCAAATCCAGGTCTTATGACATAAGATAACAAATGAGTATTTGAGGACACAGGCATGTACTCCAGATGTCCTTGAACACAGTGTTTTTTAGTCAGTTAGTTTCCTTACTCCTCTTTTCTGTTTGCTGAGTGAATAATCTTATTTTTGTCTAATTTTGTTTCAGTCTGTGTGCGTCGCTGTGAGTGCTGTAAAATTAATACCACACAGGGCCTTGGCCAGGCCTGGTGGAGGCTGAGGAAGACCTGCTACCAAATAGTTGAACACAGCTGGTTTGAGACCTTCATTATCTTCATGATTCTCCTCAGCAGTGGAGCTCTGGTAAAAAGCTGCTCAAACCTTTAGAGCATACAAttcctttttatatttacatgatatgtaaaaagtacatatttaattatgaagcataaattaaatttacattccATGTGAATAGTTTCATAGCTGACCTTTTTGACATTTGTTGCAAACCATGTCAAACCAGCAACTATGGATTTATTCTCTCCTTATGTTATATACAAAAGACAATATTGGTTAAAGATTTAGCTTAGTTGCACCTTAGAAGTACTTTATATATGAGTCACACATTCAATTTCTTTCTGTTTCATCAGGAAATGTCCACACTCCAGTATTTATTTCAATTCTTTTTTCCAGGCATTTGAAGACATTTATATTGAACAGAGGAAAGTCGTGAAAGTGGTACTGGAATATGCAGACAAGGTCTTCACCTATATATTTGTGCTGGAGATGTTTCTCAAATGGATTGCGTATGGCTTTAAGAAATACTTCACCAACTACTGGTGCTGGTTGGACTTCCTGATCGTGGATGTAAGTTTATTTCTCTTTACTAATTTTACTATATGAAACACAGTGCCACAAAAAAGTGCTTGCCTGATTTAAAATTTAAACAGATTGAACCAAAAcctaataaattaaatttaaatttatagaACTGCATAAAAGAGTTTAGAGGTAGACTTGCTTATGTGCTATGGATCAGTGTCTTTTTGCAtgaccgaactatccctttagaTGTAACAAGGCATCCAGGTATATtcccatactaccaccaccaccatgcttcacagtaagTACAGTTAGATATTAtaacttttaaagttttaaaggacTTTTGACACCAAAAAAGAAAGCTCCACTTTGGATTCATATGCGAGTAAAACATCGCTAATAAACCAATACCAGTTCTTTATTTATTAGTAGTTTCCTTTGGTGCGGAAACTCTTTTCATAATTGATATCTTGAGCACCAAAAACAGCAGTGAGGTATCACATCTTTGCCTTTTGCCTCTATACatttaaactaatttagaaaTCCATATGTGTGGTGTGAGGATCCAATTTTTGTGGCACTGCCTAATCTTTTTTTGATCAGCTGGTAACATACATTTTGTTGAGGATTTTAACATGGTGTAAGTAACCTTACACGTGGTGTAAGTGACCTAAGTGACCTTATGGTTAACAATTTAGGGTTGTCATACCGTGTGTATATCGGTGAAGCAAAGTAGCAAAGTATATATTGTACACGGTAAAGTAGGACTGCTAGCTTTACACACAGTTGTAAAGCTTGTCACTGGAGATCTGAAGTTAAAGGTAAAGTTGAGATGTGTGGACAACGTATATAAAGTTCAGTTTAGTGTAAAGTCtcttattaatattaacaactgTGCACAATCGTGTTTTACCCAATAAAAGGACCAGTAGAAAATCTTAGTTTTAGCCTGTTTAATACTGCATTTCTTTTCTTTGAAAGGTTTTGTTCTTTAAAGTTATCTGGAATTTTCACAACAGTATCATAATTTAACATTAGGTAGACAATTCTCTGGGGTTTCCTttggaaaatatttaaaaactaaattaactaaatCCTGCTAAATTTAAGATAGCAAAGACCACACACtgactcccacacacacacacattcccaaaCATACCAATATAAGTAGTAACAAGGCAAAGGATCAGTGCATTTGATTTGCATATACAAGATTTTATGTTTCTCCTGGTCTCACCCGCTCGTCTGACCCCGTACAGATCTCCACACACACCTCTAATGATAGGGTAAGTTCATAGTGTGAAGGTGAGAGGTGAGTAATCGCTTAGGATAAGCTGCATCTGCATCACGGCTGCTTTTTCTGCTTCACGTGTTCCACTTCGAGATATAAATGCCACAGTCTCTCTCTCGTAGGAAAAATCCCAATCTGCACTTTATTTGCATTCAAAGTGTGTGGAGTTACAGACTTTGTAACATTGATGTGGTCACATGTGCAGGACCTTGGCTTTTATATCAAATGTAAATGCACCCATCAACTAAAATCTTTCTGTGCAGAAGATTTAGCATAAggaactttattttttatttgttagtaTCTTTTCACTTTATCATAGGTTTGAACACTAATTTCAGTTTAAAAGGGTGATCTTGTGAGTTTATCTTAGTTTAGATTATGGAAATGCAAGATGTCATGTAACGATCTAATGTAATGGAAGGAAAAAGCTAGAACGTTTACACAGCTGTGtacttttattatactgtacaCCAATCAACAAAAATATAACcaccacctctttgtttctataCTCACTGTTATTTTTTTCAGCTCCTCTGATCATATAGACCATTGTATACTATAGTGGCTGTAGtcaatctgtttctctgtgtacctTGGTAGTCTTTGGGACCCCCATAGTCACAGGACGCTGATTGGTTGGTGAACTATTCTTAGTCCTTTAGGCAcattaaggtgtttaaaaactccagcagtactgttGTACCTGATCCACTTATACAAGCAtatcacacattaacacacaccacCATGACCCACCatgtcctgaccattgaagaacagtgaCAGGGGCTAacaaactacagtctgtaattatagaatatAGATtaagtggagctgataaaatgaaCAGTGAGTGCAGCAACAAGGCGGTATTAATAATGTAGCTGCTCATTGtaaaactgtatttatatatatttttgtataatagtTACTGATGAGAGTTTGTGAGAGCCATTTACAGAAAGGCATTTTTCAATATATTGGACAATATCTATAAAGTACCTTTTATAGGATCTTTTATAAAGAACCAGCGATTCTTGGGACtagtgaaaagtaaaaaaaaaaaaaaaaagatcaattatTACAGTATCCTCATTTGGCTTCAGGATACTATTTGGCcatcacaaaaaaatataatctggctaaaatgaatcaatgtttatttaaaaGTGATTCAATTCTTTATAAAACCTCACTCTATTTAATATATATGCATATAGATATGCATATATAGTTGAGTATGTGGGTATGTGCACTGAGTAAAGTGTATATATGTGCAtacttgtcttgttttgtcttttcaTGTCATCTCATTAGCTTCTCACAGACTTCATGTCATTTCCAGCCACAGTCATCAGCAACGGGTCATTCGACAGCGGAATACCATACTGTTCTGTCTTCTTTTGAATGTAGAATAGAGTGGAAGTGTATTTGAAACAAACCAAATTATAAACTGAGCAGAATTTGCTGAATTTAAATGTCCCAATAAGCGTGTTCCTGTAGAATGTCCCAAAACAAAACATACACGTATTGGCTCTACAGTGCTTAACACCATTTATTTTGCCAGCTTTAACCACATTGCTTTCTCCAGGATATGTTTGTTCTTAAACTGTTATGAAGATATTACTTACCTTTTTTAGTGATTAATGTTTGCTTGTTATATAGAGTACAGATTATTGCGGCTGTCTCAAAGTGTGCCTTTTGGAAATCAGGCCATCTTGTACTTACTTAGCTATTTACATTAACAAATACAGTATGTTCACcggggtgcctaaacttttgcatgccactgtacgATTTGCTAAGGTACCAATCATATGTCTGTAATAGCCTTGTTTGTTTGGAATATGATTAACTCCTAAACTGATATTTTGAAGGCTTTTACAGACTTTAAAAAGTACACTCAAACAgtacacacattttaataaatagtatatgtgtgtatattaaaACATGCTATTATgcaatagagatttttttttggttcttcaTTCCTTTGTATTTGAGGTAATTTGAGGTCATAGTCTTTTATTTTCCAGTTTGAGCAAGGAAAATGTGTTGACCATGAATTAGGTATGGTGGAGCGTGAAAAACACAAAACTGTTGAGGGAATAGAATCTGCGTGGTCTTGAATTCCTCTCATATTCTAATAACTGAGCTGTTGGTGCAGAAATGGTGCTATTAGTCCTATTATATAAATCGTTCTTAAAATACCTTAAGTAAAACGTGTCACTGATATCAGGCCTCCTTATTAACCCTGGAATTTAAGTTCAGTCACTTTAGTTCAAGCCATCAACTGATGTCAAATAGGATGGAACGGCACTTTCTGCCAACACTTTAATTGACCACTTCATTCTGTGGCATATAAAGATCAGAAAGAACGATAAAATAAAGGATGCTCCAGATCCAAGTCCTGCAATCTGTAGTTTGTTTGACTAAAACATTTTGTGCATCTGTGCTCTCATCCCTCAGGTGTCATTAATCAGTTTGGTGGCCAACTCACTGGGTTATTCCGATTTCGGAGCTATTAAATCCCTGAGGACCCTAAGAGCACTCAGACCTCTGAGAGCCTTGTCCAGATTCGAAGGGATGCGagtaagaacattttttttatttcattagttTCACTGTGCTAAACATCACAAgtattctgtttgtttatttatttatttatttatttatacatatttatttagtcATGTTCCACAATTGTAGCTGAACTGTAGTGGGTAGATAAGGCATTAGTTTTGAGATATCAGGCTTATTGTTGCTTTAATCGTAATTTGGTCTCATTTTAAAAGACTTCCATTACATAATTTTAGTGTATCAGATTTGTGGTGTCCTCAGGAAAgtttaaactatttttacatcCACTAAAATAATCTGTGAGAGTATGTCCTCATATTCTAGTACAAATTGCATCACCTTTTAGTCAGTGTTTTCACAGACTTTGTAGCACTGCTGGTTTGAGGGAAGGTGTCTTGTGGCTGTATAATCTAACATGTTTTTTGCTGTTGATGAGGTGGTGGTGAATGCACTGATTGGAGCCATCCCTTCCATCATGAACGTCCTTCTGGTGTGTCTGATATTCTGGCTTATCTTCAGCATCATGGGCGTCAACCTTTTTGCCGGGAAATTTGGGAAGTGCGTCAACAGGACAGGCTACATTCACAATGCCTCAATTGTAAACAATAAGTCGGACTGCCAGTCCATGAATGACACTCAGTTCTACTGGACCAAAGTGAAGGTCAACTTCGACAACGTGGGGTTAGGTTACCTCTCACTTCTGCAAGTCGTAAGTCCCTGATTTACTCTGATTGTTGGATTTTTCCCCATTTGTCATTTGTAAACCAACAATTTTAGCATATCCTTCATGtcatatttgttttaaaataccTCTTATCAATAGATATTATTTAGTGAGGTAGCCAAGCAACCGTGCCCCTGGCTCTGCTGAGTCATCTCACCTCCTCCCTGGTCTCAAACCTATCATTTACCTCTGGAAATAGTCTGCTTTCAGTCATTCACAAAAGCATGTAATTGCCTGTTACCAAGGCAATGGCTTCCCCTGGTGACCGCGTCCCATCGGTTTTATACTGACTCTTGGTTGAGCCGTTGTCTTTTTGAGGGGTTAAATGAAAGTAAGGTAGATGTAGATCATGTTGTAATTATTTGAAGGTTATATTTTAGAACATTGTTTCTAAATGTTTCTCTAAATCCTTTTTCATAAGAGAGACTGTTATATCCGGGGAATACAGATGGAAATTGGCCTTTACAGCTAACTGTGACTAATTTACAGtaatttttctgtttatttattaagcaTATCTCGATGCTGCCCTGATGGAATTAGTTAAGGTTTAACTGTGTCTTTTTTCAACAGGCAACTTTTAAAGGCTGGATGGAAATAATGTATGCAGCTGTGGATTCCCGTGGGGTAAGCATTATTCACTTAAGGAAAAAAAGACAACATACAAAGATGAATGATTCTCTAGATTAATCCAAATGCAGCCATCTGAATCAATTGGTTTTCTGTACACCACAGGTGGAAGAACAACCAATTAAGGAGATCAATCTCTACATGTACCTGTATTTTGTCATCTTCATcatttttggatcattcttcaCCCTCAATCTGTTCATTGGTGTTATTATTGACAACTTCAATCAGCAGAAGAGAAAGATAGGTGCTGATACTTTACTGTTTTGGCAAAAATGTTTCCTTTATATGTAGATATCAAGTAAAACTAAGACTGGTTTCTTTTTGCTGTTGCAAGGTGGACAGGACATCTTCATGACTGAGGAGCAGAAAAAATACTACAATGCCATGAAAAAACTGGGGACAAAAAAGCCACAAAAGCCCATACCAAGGCCAGCGGTAAATCAGTATTTGCCTTCATGCTCATTATGCCAGTTTctttttagcttagctttttaaCTAATTCGTTAATCCACTTCTTTGGTTAATCTAGAACATTCTGCAAGCCTTCATCTTCGACTTGGTGTCCAAACAAGCTTTTGACATCTCAATAATGATGCTCATCATCCTAAACATGATTACCATGATGATCGAGACGGACGAGCAGTCGGATCGCATGGAGTCCATCCTCAATAAAGTCAACCTGgccttcatcatcatcttcaccaCCGAATGCCTCGTCAAGATCTTTGCCCTTCGATGCTACTTCTTTACCATTAGCTGGAATGTCTTTGACTTTGTTGTGGTTATCCTTTCCATTATTGGTGAGTACTGACTGACTGAGTTTCTGAATATTActtgttatatctgttgtttattatttagttagttattgGGCTTTGATCTTTGCAGAatttttatattgattttgaAATGTACAATAGAATAAATCTGACGTGGTCTTTTTGATCTGTTCCTCCTTATAGGAATTGTCCTGGCGGATATAATAGAGAAATACTTTGTGTCCCCAACGTTGTTTAGAGTGATCAGACTGGCCAGAATAGGCCGAGTTCTCAGGCTCATACGAGGAGCCAAAGGAATAAGGACGTTACTCTTTGCCTTAATGATGTCGCTCCCAGCTCTGTTCAACATCGGCCTACTACTGTTTCTTGTCATGTTCATTTATGCCATTTTCGGCATGGCCAACTTCGCCTACGTCAAGAAGCAGGGAGGGATTGATGACATGTTTAACTTTGAGACTTTTGGGAACAGCATGATATGCCTGTTCCAGATCACCACATCAGCTGGGTGGGACAACTTGTTGGATCCTATTCTGAACAACTCGCCAGAGGAATGCAACCCGAACATTGTTAACACGGGAACAAACACCAAGGGAAACTGTGGAAATCCCTCAGTGGGGATAACTTTCTTTGTTAGCTACATCATTATCTCTTTCCTTATTGTTGTAAATATGTACATTGCCATCATCCTGGAGAACTTCAGCGTTGCTACAGAGGAGAGCACAGAACCTCTCAGCGAGGATGACTTTGAGATGTTCTATGAGGTGTGGGAGAAGTTTGATGTAGAGGCCACACACTTCATTGAGTATTCCATGCTGTCCAACTTCGCAGATGCTCTGTCTGAGCCCTTGCGGATTGCAAAGCCCAACAAGATTAAGCTGATTTCTATGGACCTTCCAATGGTGAGTGGAGACAAAATCCACTGCCTGGACATCCTGTTTGCCTTCACCAAACGCGTCCTGGGCGAGTCGGGTGAGATGGATGCCCTCAAGCAACAGATGGAAGACAAGTTCATGTTGACCAACCCTTCAAAGATTTCTCATGAGCCCATCACTACCACCCTCCGGCGCAAGCAGGAGGACGTCTCAGCCACTGTCATCCAGCGTGCCTACAGGAGACACCTGGTCAAGCGGCAGATGAAGCAGGCTTCCTACTTGTACCGACAAATAAAGCAGGAGGGTGCAGATGTAGAGGGCACACCAGAAAGGGTGGGGCTCATAGCATGTATGATTAAGGAGAATTATGGTCCTGAGGAGGAAGTAGTTGAAGAGTCTTTGCACTCCTTCCCTCCCTCATACGAGACCATCACCAAGGCTCCCAGTGAACACTTCCTGATAATGTTACCTGACTCCAGGGTTCCTGCACCCTTTGAGACTTGCACATCTGCTGAGACTTATGAAGAGACCTTTCTTTAggaattgcttttttttatatatataaaactgttatGCTGAAGAGTGTCAGGACAAACTTTTTTCAAGATGAGCACTTTTGATGCTTATGACACATGGAGAAATTTCATGGAAATTTCATTGAGAAATTATGCTTTTTTATGATATTATTTGCTACGTTTGAATATGCAAAGGCATACAGAACCTAACTAGTGGACTCTCAAAcatgttgtttttgctgtttctaTGATGCTTTAAACGTGCACAAGCCATGTTATTGTACCTCTGTTATAGACAACCAGCAACTTCAGGGTGTATGAATATGGCAGGATGGATAAAGCACATAATTTTATCAGTAGACCATCCTGAATCGAATTTACCTCGCAACAAGATGGAACTCTAGTATAGTAATATACTTGCAATACAACATATTTCTCAACAAATTATCAGATTTTATACagagtataataaaatatatttccatAAGGCTATAAATTATTACTAGATTTGTGTAGGTTAGCCGTCTGGGACTAGAGGGAAAAATAACTTTAGAAACTTGACAGTGGTTGTGATTTGGGGAGTGAAGTGTCCATGTTTAGGACATTTATACTCAGTAGCTCTTTTTAATGAGCACAGCAACAAAGAAATCTCTGATAAAAGGTGGTGTGTGAACCTTTTGTATATGAAGAGTCAAATAAACGAATCATTACAGTACATTTTTGTTCGCATTTTGGCAACACTTTACTTGAATTCTGCTTAACAttgatacaaaaatgtaaaagtgaaaaaaaaacatgaaaaataaaatggtaaaacCTTTATGGCTGAGGAGCAGGAAAAATATTACAATTCGatggaaaaaacaacaaaacaaaacaaagaagctGCAGAAACTCATCCTGAGGCCAGTGGTAAAGCACTAATTGATGTAATTGAATTGATTGGTTAATCCAGAATGGGGTAAATTAATTGCAGTGCACAccaattataaaatgtataaaaagtacaAAACGTCATAAAAGCAGCgccattaaaatgaaaaaagaagtTGAAGTATATAAATATGTAGTAAATTGGACATACATAAGCTTGTTAGCATATTAACATAAACATATTAGTTAGCTACCATAGGAAATGCTAAGCAAGCTAGTATGCATTTTCCTTAAATCAGTGtagtaaaaacacattttaagtaaTTATGAAGCATTGCTGTTGGTTCATTCGTACTGAAAGTGACAGTGTGAAGATTGTATTTACTATATGTCAAAAAGtcaattacagaaaaaaacagattaaatgtTTGTGGCCATTAATAACGATTAGTTATATAGATACTGTACTGTAGTATTATGTTTGATGTGGtaaatttaaatatgtattttgcaATCAAACATTTTAGTATGCTATAACAGTTACTGATAATAGTAAAATTACACTGTTATGTTACTAAACATGATCTGTCATACAAACTCTTAACAGTGTGTAATCTACTTTGTGGCTCATATTTGGATTGTTTTCGGTTAAGATGTTAGCCACAtgcatttatattattattattaatcctgATACTCAGGATGCATGAAGCGACCAGATGTAAATGAGACTGTGACATCTGCCATAAAAACCTAATGGCATGGTTACATCAGTATTATGTTGCAGGTTTCAAGTAAAATGTTTTTGGATGTTTGTAGCCATATTTCTGATATTCTGAAACTTTTGATGGTCATGATCCAGATTTTATCCAGTTTCAGTACTGTCCTGTCATACTTAAGCTACCTGTCACAATATCAGACCATGAGCCCTAAATTTATGCAAAGCcatcttattttttgtttgtttgttttttggaaaaaagaaaaaaaaaaactaaatggggTCAAATTAGGTTTGGAACAAAACACATTCAGAGTGTAATCTGGAGCTTTTTCTCTGAGATATGCAATATGTGCTTGCTCCCAGGTTTCACAGCTATGTACACAAGATACAGTTTACTGGAGCTGTCCTTCAGGAACCTTTAGAGAGAGCATCAAGGCACCACTGTAACCAACTCTCTGAATCCCAGTCATTCAACCTTATGTTCACTTTATACTCTTTTAGTGTAAGCTGTGTGGTATAGCCCATacagttaatttattttct includes the following:
- the scn12aa gene encoding sodium channel, voltage gated, type XII, alpha a isoform X2; the encoded protein is MATMLLPAGPDALRRFTRESLVAIEQRIADEQAKNAKDTPPNKGTTEEPKLDLEAGKVLPRIFGDIPTGLVGVPLEDIDPFYFKNKKTFIVLNKGKAIFRFSATSAVYIFTPFHLIRRISIRILVHSLFSFFIMCTILTNCCFMAMSDPAHWTKYLEYTFTGIYTFESLIKILARGFCLEPFTFLRDPWNWLDFSVIVMAYVTEFVDLGNVSALRTFRVLRALKTISVIPGLKTIVGALIQSVRKLADVMILTVFCLSVFALIGLQLFMGVLRQKCVRSAAHCVNSTFPANTSFVCNNKTWQSMKEFVTSEENYYKIEGAKDGLICGFSSDAGKCPDGFDCLKTGRNPNYGYTSFDSFGWAFLALFRLMTQDYWENLYHQTLRSAGKTYMIFFVLVIFLGSFYLVNLILAVVAMAYEEQNQATIAEAWQKEREFQLAMEQLRRDQRALAKRNKEAELARAQELLPSPIKRRDSRDRRARSRSHRTMSEETEEDTDLRSPKFDPFEEKPAHPLLATLSSHPLSSRRGSNISIFTFRPRNNSEADFADDETSVIGDCRSRAGSTVTPWHKRRTGSVRSHCSQVFTPTLTVNGRLNLSLEQNGITGITLHTPTSFPGCSMEKVKEDTELVCATEAPKPVPEVQVEAPPPRRKRGLSSISFFSDAMDELEESRQKCPPCWYEFAKKYLIWTCAPVWMKFKDGVKIMVMDPFLDLAITICIVLNTLFMALEHYPMTEEFNGMLSVGNLVFTGIFTAEMVLKLVAMDPYFYFQQGWNIFDGIIVCLSLMELGLSNVEGLSVLRSFRLLRVFKLAKSWPTLNTLIKIIGNSVGALGNLTLVLAIIVFIFAVVGMQLFGKNYQDCVCKISIDCSLPRWHMKDFFHSFLIVFRVLCGEWIETMWDCMEVAGQPLCILVFMLVMVIGNLVVLNLFLALLLSSFSSDNLSAPDDDGEMNNLQIAIARIHSGLTWLLAFIKDLCSGNLTKRNQKNKEGQGAKKCQNSNHAECNGVVGRIGRYGEKYIITEEEDSYMTNPNLTICVPIAPGESDVEFLEEEEEEDTETSEDEDNKPEVVSLSEGSTVDLRKPGEEDEMSELIEDTMEPEECFPEFCVRRCECCKINTTQGLGQAWWRLRKTCYQIVEHSWFETFIIFMILLSSGALAFEDIYIEQRKVVKVVLEYADKVFTYIFVLEMFLKWIAYGFKKYFTNYWCWLDFLIVDVSLISLVANSLGYSDFGAIKSLRTLRALRPLRALSRFEGMRVVVNALIGAIPSIMNVLLVCLIFWLIFSIMGVNLFAGKFGKCVNRTGYIHNASIVNNKSDCQSMNDTQFYWTKVKVNFDNVGLGYLSLLQVATFKGWMEIMYAAVDSRGVEEQPIKEINLYMYLYFVIFIIFGSFFTLNLFIGVIIDNFNQQKRKIGGQDIFMTEEQKKYYNAMKKLGTKKPQKPIPRPANILQAFIFDLVSKQAFDISIMMLIILNMITMMIETDEQSDRMESILNKVNLAFIIIFTTECLVKIFALRCYFFTISWNVFDFVVVILSIIGIVLADIIEKYFVSPTLFRVIRLARIGRVLRLIRGAKGIRTLLFALMMSLPALFNIGLLLFLVMFIYAIFGMANFAYVKKQGGIDDMFNFETFGNSMICLFQITTSAGWDNLLDPILNNSPEECNPNIVNTGTNTKGNCGNPSVGITFFVSYIIISFLIVVNMYIAIILENFSVATEESTEPLSEDDFEMFYEVWEKFDVEATHFIEYSMLSNFADALSEPLRIAKPNKIKLISMDLPMVSGDKIHCLDILFAFTKRVLGESGEMDALKQQMEDKFMLTNPSKISHEPITTTLRRKQEDVSATVIQRAYRRHLVKRQMKQASYLYRQIKQEGADVEGTPERVGLIACMIKENYGPEEEVVEESLHSFPPSYETITKAPSEHFLIMLPDSRVPAPFETCTSAETYEETFL